A genomic window from Triticum urartu cultivar G1812 chromosome 7, Tu2.1, whole genome shotgun sequence includes:
- the LOC125519625 gene encoding putative disease resistance protein RGA3 yields MAMVLDAFASFIGDYLKQVVQYELGTMLGVSGEIHKLGDRLQDLKNFLADADRRNITDETVQVWVAQLKRAMYEAADILDLCQLKAMEKRGPSSAEAGCCNPLLFCMRNPFHAREIGTRIKALNQRLDSIKQHSAAFNFINLGSYEDCHSSNAHASRHGNPSRETVGDFDRSAIVGDKIEEDTRALVAQIMQKGKDVNNGIKVVSIVGVGGIGKTTLAQKVFNDNTIQGEFSKKIWLSVNQNFSDVDLLRRVIIEAGGGAQPPESSKTSLHKTLKNTLIDHKTFLVMDDVWNHRAWDDVLKIPLDNAAASGSRVLVTTRDEGVARGVKAMWPYHHVDAWSLLKKQACSSEIDEDHINTLKDIRLEIIQKCDCLPIAVKVMGGLLRESGGLRRDWQQVLDDSKWSTTKLPDDLNHTVYLSYEYMPSYLKQCFLYYSFLPKSRIFNIDKVVAMWISEGFIQGNSSDLEELGRNYYKELVSRSMIEPDKFLRTLHIESADMAVLVESLYQLKHLRYLALVNADISILPENIGKMKLLQFLVLVGCIKLVNLPDSIVKLGQLRLLSLPGGCMVPRGFSGLTNMRRLSIFQAHMYI; encoded by the exons ATGGCGATGGTGCTGGATGCTTTTGCATCCTTCATCGGGGACTACCTCAAACAGGTCGTACAGTATGAGCTCGGAACGATGCTGGGCGTCTCCGGCGAGATCCACAAGTTGGGTGACAGGCTTCAGGACCTCAAGAACTTCCTCGCCGACGCCGATAGGAGAAACATCACCGACGAGACCGTCCAGGTCTGGGTGGCTCAGCTCAAGCGTGCCATGTATGAAGCTgctgacatcctcgacctctgccAGCTCAAGGCCATGGAGAAGCGTGGGCCATCCTCTGCAGAAGCAGGGTGTTGCAACCCCTTGCTTTTCTGTATGCGGAATCCCTTCCATGCTCGGGAGATCGGCACCCGCATCAAGGCGCTCAACCAGAGGCTTGATTCCATCAAGCAGCACAGCGCCGCTTTCAACTTCATCAATCTTGGGTCATATGAGGATTGTCATAGCAGCAATGCCCATGCATCTCGTCATGGCAATCCTAGCCGGGAGACGGTAGGGGACTTTGACCGGTCGGCTATTGTTGGGGACAAGATTGAAGAAGACACAAGAGCACTGGTAGCCCAAATCATGCAGAAGGGAAAGGATGTCAACAATGGCATCAAGGTGGTCTCTATCGTAGGTGTTGGTGGGATCGGCAAGACCACCCTTGCCCAGAAGGTCTTCAATGACAACACAATCCAAGGTGAATTCAGCAAAAAGATATGGTTGAGTGTCAACCAAAACTTCAGTGACGTTGATCTGCTGAGAAGGGTCATCATCGAAGCCGGAGGAGGTGCCCAACCACCTGAAAGTTCAAAGACCAGCCTTCACAAAACCCTCAAGAACACATTGATCGACCACAAGACCTTTCTGGTAATGGATGATGTGTGGAACCATAGAGCATGGGATGACGTGCTGAAAATACCCTTAGACAATGCTGCTGCTTCAGGCAGCAGAGTCCTCGTCACTACCAGAGATGAAGGTGTTGCCCGAGGGGTGAAAGCTATGTGGCCGTACCACCATGTAGATGCTTGGTCATTGCTCAAGAAGCAG GCATGCTCAAGTGAGATAGATGAAGACCACATCAATACGCTAAAGGATATCAGACTGGAAATTATACAGAAATGTGATTGTTTACCAATTGCTGTGAAAGTGATGGGAGGACTCTTGCGTGAAAGTGGGGGGCTACGTCGTGACTGGCAGCAGGTTTTGGATGATTCTAAATGGTCAACAACTAAATTGCCCGATGATCTCAATCATACAGTATACTTAAGCTATGAGTATATGCCTTCTTACCTGAAGCAGTGCTTTTTATACTATTCTTTTCTTCCTAAAAGTAGAATTTTTAATATAGATAAAGTCGTGGCAATGTGGATAAGCGAAGGATTTATTCAAGGAAACTCTAGTGATTTGGAAGAATTGGGAAGAAATTACTACAAGGAGTTGGTATCTAGGAGCATGATAGAGCCAGATAAATT TTTGCGGACTCTGCATATAGAATCTGCAGATATGGCTGTATTGGTTGAATCATTGTATCAGCTCAAGCACCTGAGGTATCTTGCACTAGTAAATGCCGACATATCTATACTTCCAGAGAACATTGGCAAGATGAAACTGTTGCAATTCCTTGTCCTTGTTGGATGTATAAAATTGGTGAATCTTCCTGATAGCATTGTGAAGCTTGGCCAGCTGAGGTTACTTTCACTTCCTGGAGGATGTATGGTACCTAGAGGGTTTAGTGGTCTGACAAATATGAGGAGACTAAGTATATTTCAAGCCCACATGTATATTTAG